The genomic region CAATCATGTCGTGCCCGCCCCACCCACGCCCCATCCACCCCAACCCGGCGCGTCGCGCCCCCATCGCGCTCCGCGACCCTGGCACCGCCCAAACCCCGTCGATCTTGCACTTTCCGCCTCGACAATTGCCGCACCTACACACATTCCCGCGACCACAACTGCAAGATCGCGGGAGATGGGGGTGGGGGGTGAGGGTGAGGGTGAGGGTGGGGTTAGGGGGGCGGGGTCAGGGGCGGGGGGTCAGGCGAGTTTGTAGCGCTTCTCGCACTGCGTCGGGGACGTGGGCGGAGATGTCGCCGCCCCACTTGGCCACGTCCTTGACGAGGCTGGAGGAGAGGAACGAGTAGAGGGGGTTGGTCGGCATGAACAACGTCTCGACCCCGGCCAGCCCGATGTTCATCTGGGCCATCTGCAACTCGTAGTCGAAGTCGCTGACCGCCCGCAGACCCTTGATCAGGACACTCGCCTGCTGGGCCCGGCAGAAGTCGACAAGCAACCCCCGGAACGACTCGACCCGCACGTTGCCGTACGAGGAGGTCACCTCGCGGAGCATGTCGATCCGCTCCTCGACGGTGAACAGGCCACTCTTCGACTGGTTCACCAGCACGCCGACGATCACCTCGTCGAAGAGCCGACTGGCCCGACCGATGATGTCGAGGTGACCGTTGGTCACCGGGTCGAACGAGCCGGGACACACCGCGCGTCTCATGATCGGCGACCGTACCAAAGCGTGGTCTCGCCGTAACGGCGGCTACGCCCGGGGGTGATGCCCTCCACCCAGTCGAACTGCCTGGTCCTGCTGGACCGTTCCACCACCACGAGCGCGTCGGGCGCCAGCCAGTCGCCGTCGACAAGCGCGGTCAGCAGCGCGGTGATCTCCTCGTCCGGCACGGCGTACGGCGGGTCGGCGAAGACCACGTCGTACGGTCCGCCGTCCGGGCCGGCGGCCAGTGCGGTCGCCACCTTGCCGGCGACCAGCCGGACGGCCGAGCCGGCCCGCAGGGTCGCCACGTTCTCGCGAATCACCCGGGCAGCCCGGGGGTCGGACTCCACGAGCAGGACGTGCCGGGCACCCCGGGACAGCGCCTCCAGCCCCACCGCGCCGGAACCGGCGTACAGGTCGGCGAAGCGCACGCCGTCGAGGTCGACCTCGGCCTGCACGGCACTGAAGAGCGCCTCGCGGACCCGATCCGAGGTGGGTCGGGTGCCCGCACCGGGGGGTGCGGCGATCCGACGGCCGCCGAGTGTCCCGGCCACGATCCGGGTCATCGCCTCCTCCTGCTCATGACCTCGACGCTACGCGACCCGCCGAAGTCGGCAACACGGTAGGTATCGCCGCGACGATCACGTGATCACTTCTCGTATATCAATGATCTCAAGTTCATATCATTCGCCTTAGTGAATCCTGAGGCCTGTATCACTCGTGGCGATCTCGCTAGGGTCTGCCGGGTGCCGGCGGCAACCCACCGGCCCACGGTATCGGGAGGGCGCCGCACCGTCTGGACGTGCAGCGACCGTCCACTGTCTCTCCCGTGCCACACCCCTGACGCTTCAGCACTCCAGGAGTACCCGTGATCCGTCCCAAGCTGTCGCTACGGCGACCGCTGGCCGTCCTGGGAGCCGCCCTCATCGGCCTCGCCGGGGTCGTCGCGGTGGCCGCCCCAGCCAGCGCGCACCACACGACCATCACCGCCACCGCCGACTGCGACAAGCGCACCGGCGAGCGCGTGATCACGTGGAAGGTGGAGAACAGCGAGCGCGACAAGGCCGTGACGCTCAAGAGGGTGACCTCCGAGCCCGCGACCGACGTGACAGTGCCCGTCCGGGGCGCAACCTCCGTGCCCCTTCAGGGGTACGTCATCGAGAAGCGCGGCTCCGTGCAGGCCGTCCAGCGGGTGCCCGGCGACACCGCCACCGCCAAGCTGACGGTGTTCGGCAAGTGGCAGAAGAACGGCAAGGAAGCCACCAACAACGGCAGCATCAACCTTGCCGCCGACAGGTCCTGCACGCCGGCGCCGAAGTGCATCGACGCCAGCAAGGCCAAGTACAGCCACACCTTCGACGGCCCGAAGGGCACCGCCACCGTCAAGCTCGACGGTGACCTGCCGCTGTGCGGCGAGGGCAAGCAGTGGTTCACGCTGGTGTCGTA from Micromonospora profundi harbors:
- the coaD gene encoding pantetheine-phosphate adenylyltransferase, with product MRRAVCPGSFDPVTNGHLDIIGRASRLFDEVIVGVLVNQSKSGLFTVEERIDMLREVTSSYGNVRVESFRGLLVDFCRAQQASVLIKGLRAVSDFDYELQMAQMNIGLAGVETLFMPTNPLYSFLSSSLVKDVAKWGGDISAHVPDAVREALQTRLTPRP
- the rsmD gene encoding 16S rRNA (guanine(966)-N(2))-methyltransferase RsmD, with protein sequence MTRIVAGTLGGRRIAAPPGAGTRPTSDRVREALFSAVQAEVDLDGVRFADLYAGSGAVGLEALSRGARHVLLVESDPRAARVIRENVATLRAGSAVRLVAGKVATALAAGPDGGPYDVVFADPPYAVPDEEITALLTALVDGDWLAPDALVVVERSSRTRQFDWVEGITPGRSRRYGETTLWYGRRS